One genomic region from Streptomyces sp. Li-HN-5-11 encodes:
- the nth gene encoding endonuclease III has protein sequence MKKARPPKKVTVAPMKATAAVQKAPPAKTVAPKPPKDESRTALVRRARRINRELAEVYPYAHPELDFESPFQLLVATVLSAQTTDLRVNQTTPALFAKYPTPEDLAAANPEEVEEILRPCGFFRAKTKSVMGLSRALVDDFGGEVPGRLEDLVTLPGVGRKTAFVVLGNAFGRPGITVDTHFQRLVRRWQWTAETEPDKIEAAVGALFPKSDWTMLSHHVIFHGRRICHARKPACGACPIAPLCPAYGEGETDPEKAKKLLKYEKGGFPGQRLKPPQSYLDAGGRPAPPLGAG, from the coding sequence TTGAAGAAGGCCAGGCCTCCCAAGAAGGTGACCGTCGCGCCGATGAAGGCCACCGCCGCCGTGCAGAAGGCCCCGCCCGCGAAGACCGTCGCCCCGAAGCCGCCGAAGGACGAGTCGCGCACCGCCCTCGTCCGCCGCGCGCGCCGCATCAACCGCGAGCTCGCCGAGGTGTACCCGTACGCCCACCCCGAGCTCGACTTCGAGAGCCCCTTCCAGTTGCTGGTCGCGACGGTCCTGTCCGCCCAGACCACGGACCTCCGCGTCAACCAGACGACGCCCGCGCTGTTCGCCAAGTACCCCACCCCCGAGGACCTGGCCGCCGCCAACCCCGAGGAGGTCGAGGAGATCCTCCGGCCGTGCGGCTTCTTCCGGGCCAAGACGAAGTCGGTCATGGGGTTGTCCAGGGCGCTGGTGGATGACTTCGGCGGCGAGGTCCCGGGCCGCCTGGAGGACCTGGTCACGCTGCCCGGCGTCGGCCGCAAGACCGCCTTCGTGGTCCTCGGCAACGCCTTCGGCCGCCCGGGCATCACCGTGGACACGCACTTCCAGCGGCTCGTGCGGCGCTGGCAGTGGACCGCCGAGACCGAGCCGGACAAGATCGAGGCCGCCGTCGGCGCGCTCTTCCCCAAGAGCGACTGGACGATGCTCTCGCACCACGTGATCTTCCACGGCCGCCGTATCTGCCACGCCCGCAAGCCGGCCTGCGGGGCCTGCCCGATCGCGCCGCTGTGTCCGGCGTACGGCGAGGGCGAGACCGACCCGGAGAAGGCGAAGAAGCTCCTGAAGTACGAGAAGGGCGGCTTCCCGGGCCAGCGCCTCAAGCCCCCGCAGTCCTACCTGGACGCCGGCGGCAGGCCGGCACCGCCCCTGGGGGCCGGATGA
- a CDS encoding CoA pyrophosphatase codes for MTRASETASAAQGGSAMLSKEGLPEWLEPVVRVVETVQPLQLSRFLPPENGAGRQSAVLILFGEGERGPELLLMERASSLRSHAGQPSFPGGALDPEDGDPRGDGPLRAALREAEEETGLDPGGVQLFGVLPRLYIPVSGFVVTPVLGWWREPSPVGVVDPAETARVFTVPVADLTNPDNRATTVHPSGHRGPAFLVESALVWGFTAGILDRLLHYAGWERPWDRDKQVPLDWRS; via the coding sequence ATGACGCGAGCGAGTGAAACGGCGAGTGCGGCGCAGGGCGGTTCGGCGATGCTCAGCAAGGAGGGGCTGCCGGAGTGGCTGGAGCCGGTCGTGCGCGTCGTCGAGACGGTCCAGCCGCTTCAGCTGAGCCGCTTCCTGCCGCCGGAGAACGGCGCGGGACGCCAGTCCGCCGTCCTGATCCTCTTCGGCGAGGGCGAGCGTGGCCCCGAGCTGCTGCTCATGGAGCGGGCGAGCTCGCTGCGCTCCCACGCAGGCCAGCCGTCCTTCCCCGGCGGGGCCCTCGATCCCGAGGACGGCGACCCACGGGGCGACGGGCCGCTGCGGGCGGCGCTGCGCGAGGCCGAGGAGGAGACCGGCCTCGATCCCGGCGGGGTCCAGTTGTTCGGCGTGCTGCCGCGGCTGTACATCCCGGTCAGCGGCTTCGTCGTCACGCCCGTGCTCGGCTGGTGGCGCGAGCCCAGCCCGGTCGGCGTCGTCGACCCGGCGGAGACCGCCCGCGTCTTCACGGTCCCCGTGGCGGATCTCACGAACCCGGACAACCGCGCCACGACCGTGCACCCCAGCGGCCACAGAGGTCCGGCATTTCTGGTCGAATCAGCCCTTGTCTGGGGTTTCACCGCCGGAATCCTCGACCGCCTCCTCCACTACGCGGGATGGGAGCGCCCCTGGGACCGTGACAAGCAGGTCCCGCTCGACTGGCGGTCATGA
- a CDS encoding phage holin family protein, with product MSAPDGSPVGAERSIGQLFASATTELSALVHDEIALAKAQLRQDVKRGATSGGAFTVAGAIALFSLPMLNFALAYGIRTWSGWNLGVCFLLSFAANCLIAGGLALIGVVFAKKARKSKGPQKVAASMKETAGVLQKAKPHPRPETPALEDRSPEAIEAVARSSS from the coding sequence ATGAGCGCACCCGACGGCAGCCCGGTCGGCGCCGAACGCAGCATCGGCCAGCTGTTCGCCTCGGCGACGACCGAATTGTCGGCGCTGGTGCACGACGAGATCGCGCTGGCGAAGGCCCAGCTCAGGCAGGACGTCAAGCGCGGCGCGACGAGCGGCGGCGCGTTCACCGTGGCCGGCGCGATTGCGCTGTTCTCCCTGCCGATGCTCAACTTCGCGCTGGCGTACGGCATTCGGACCTGGAGCGGCTGGAACCTCGGGGTCTGTTTCCTGCTGTCCTTCGCGGCCAACTGCCTCATCGCCGGCGGACTCGCGCTGATCGGAGTGGTCTTCGCGAAGAAGGCCAGGAAGAGCAAGGGCCCGCAGAAGGTCGCCGCGTCGATGAAGGAGACCGCCGGCGTCCTGCAGAAGGCCAAGCCTCACCCGCGTCCGGAGACCCCTGCCCTTGAGGACCGGTCCCCCGAAGCGATCGAGGCTGTGGCACGCTCGTCCTCATGA
- a CDS encoding MarP family serine protease → MNVLDILLLVAAVWFAIVGYRQGFVVGILSVIGFLGGGLVAVYALPVVWDALTDNAPVSTTAAVVAVVVVIVCASVGQALTTHLGNKLRVYITWSPARALDATGGALVNVVAMLLVAWLIGSALGGTTIPTLGKEVRSSKVLLGVSQVLPAQADSWFTDFTSVLAQNGFPQVFSPFDNEPITDVRPPDPALRNSVVAGRAKQSVVKVVGTARSCGKVLEGSGFVFGDRRVMTNAHVVGGVDEPTVQIGGEGRKYDAKVVVYDWRRDIAVLDVPDLKAPALKFTTADARSGDSAIVAGFPENGSYDVRAARVRGRITANGPDIYHRGTVRREVYSLYATVRQGNSGGPLLTTDGRVYGVVFAKSLDDADTGYALTADEIQQDISRGRTANQQVDSDNCAL, encoded by the coding sequence GTGAACGTGCTGGACATCCTGCTGCTGGTCGCCGCCGTGTGGTTCGCGATCGTGGGTTATCGCCAGGGATTCGTCGTCGGCATCCTGTCGGTGATCGGCTTCCTGGGCGGCGGCCTCGTCGCCGTGTACGCACTGCCGGTCGTCTGGGACGCCCTGACGGACAACGCTCCGGTCAGCACCACCGCGGCCGTCGTAGCGGTCGTCGTCGTCATCGTCTGCGCGTCGGTCGGCCAGGCCCTGACCACTCACCTCGGCAACAAACTGCGCGTGTACATCACCTGGTCCCCGGCCCGCGCCCTGGACGCGACCGGCGGCGCCCTGGTCAACGTCGTCGCCATGCTGCTCGTCGCCTGGCTGATCGGCTCGGCCCTCGGCGGCACGACGATACCGACCCTGGGCAAAGAGGTGCGCAGCTCCAAGGTGCTGCTCGGTGTCTCCCAGGTCCTTCCGGCGCAGGCCGACTCCTGGTTCACGGACTTCACCTCGGTCCTCGCGCAGAACGGCTTCCCGCAGGTCTTCAGCCCGTTCGACAACGAACCCATCACCGACGTACGGCCCCCGGATCCGGCGCTGCGCAACAGCGTCGTCGCCGGCCGTGCCAAGCAGTCCGTCGTCAAGGTCGTGGGCACCGCGCGCAGCTGCGGAAAGGTCCTGGAGGGCAGCGGCTTCGTCTTCGGCGACCGCCGTGTGATGACGAACGCGCACGTCGTCGGAGGCGTCGACGAGCCCACCGTTCAGATAGGCGGTGAGGGCAGGAAGTACGACGCGAAGGTCGTCGTCTACGACTGGCGGCGCGACATCGCGGTACTCGACGTACCGGACCTGAAGGCGCCGGCCCTGAAGTTCACCACCGCCGACGCGCGCAGCGGCGACAGCGCGATCGTCGCCGGCTTCCCGGAGAACGGGTCGTACGACGTCCGGGCCGCGCGCGTGCGCGGGCGCATCACGGCGAACGGGCCGGACATCTACCACCGGGGCACCGTCCGCCGTGAGGTCTACTCGCTCTACGCGACCGTCCGCCAGGGCAACTCCGGCGGTCCGCTGCTTACGACCGACGGCCGGGTGTACGGCGTGGTGTTCGCGAAGTCCCTCGACGACGCCGACACCGGTTACGCCCTCACGGCGGACGAGATCCAGCAGGACATCAGCCGGGGGCGCACCGCGAACCAGCAGGTGGACAGCGACAACTGCGCGCTGTAG
- a CDS encoding alpha/beta hydrolase, with protein MTDPAAPSAQSTQIVRIDVPGGRKVTHRDVAANGARFHIAELGDGPLVMLLHGFPQFWWTWRHQLVALADAGFRAVAMDLRGVGGSDRTPRGYDPANLALDITGVVRSLGEPDAALVGHDLGGYLAWTAAAMRPKLVRRLAVVSMPHPRRWRSAMLADVRQTAASSYIWGFQRPWIPERQLTADDGALVARLVRDWSGPRLPDDEAVELYRRAMCIPSTAHCSIEPYRWLVRSLGRPDGVQFYRRMKRPVRVPTLHLHGSLDPVQRTRSAAGSGEYVEAPYRWRLFDGLGHFPHEEDPVVFSTELVNWLKDPEPDR; from the coding sequence ATGACGGACCCCGCCGCCCCTTCGGCGCAATCGACGCAGATCGTACGGATCGACGTGCCCGGCGGCAGGAAGGTGACGCACCGGGACGTCGCCGCCAACGGCGCCCGCTTCCACATCGCCGAGCTCGGCGACGGGCCGCTGGTGATGCTGCTGCACGGCTTCCCCCAGTTCTGGTGGACCTGGCGGCACCAGCTGGTCGCCCTCGCCGACGCGGGTTTCCGGGCGGTGGCGATGGACCTGCGGGGCGTGGGCGGCAGCGACCGCACGCCGCGCGGCTACGACCCGGCCAACCTCGCCCTCGACATCACCGGGGTGGTCCGCTCGCTCGGCGAGCCGGACGCCGCGCTGGTCGGCCACGACCTGGGCGGCTATCTGGCGTGGACGGCGGCCGCGATGCGCCCCAAGCTCGTACGGCGACTCGCGGTCGTCTCCATGCCACACCCCCGCCGCTGGCGCTCCGCCATGCTCGCCGACGTCCGTCAGACGGCGGCGAGTTCCTACATCTGGGGGTTCCAGCGGCCCTGGATCCCCGAGCGGCAGCTCACCGCCGACGACGGCGCGCTGGTGGCCCGTCTGGTGCGGGACTGGTCGGGGCCGCGGCTGCCGGACGACGAGGCGGTCGAGCTGTACCGGCGCGCCATGTGCATCCCCTCGACGGCGCACTGCTCCATCGAGCCCTACCGCTGGCTGGTGCGCTCCCTGGGCCGCCCCGACGGCGTCCAGTTCTACCGCCGCATGAAGCGGCCCGTGCGCGTACCGACGCTCCATCTGCACGGCTCCCTCGACCCCGTCCAGCGCACCCGCAGTGCGGCCGGCTCCGGCGAGTACGTCGAGGCGCCGTACCGCTGGCGGCTGTTCGACGGCCTGGGCCACTTCCCCCACGAGGAGGACCCGGTGGTCTTCTCCACGGAACTCGTCAACTGGCTGAAAGACCCCGAACCCGATCGGTGA